In one window of Scylla paramamosain isolate STU-SP2022 chromosome 36, ASM3559412v1, whole genome shotgun sequence DNA:
- the LOC135090944 gene encoding uncharacterized protein LOC135090944, with product MCGRHRAAWAALALCLWSSVVWVGAGEGRRTRLVTKAAGKEEGEALPRPGASTREREIAAIFRGVAYGAPTTTTSSTTSSTTTTATSTSASTTIHPTATSPPLRRRQEGGDVQVPAARDGPGHSASRRDEEQRGGGGSSAAPPVAGGASVVNSTAVSLGPVWSARVYLTGGLFGAVGVAALCLMPRAAAASPLLAAPHHFALHLLVLAAAACRCLHLLHAAPHLTPALPPALLTAAEEGAWPLLTAALAVVVGGALRAWVTPARPRMALVLAGAAAAHLASLAVTHVGVVLLQAPYEPLSVAASAVAIAFGAGVGMAGLWTVWPLGRGRSAMGELQELGGDSCSGPAPPTHLLGAAAFLQLLLAGARLYFLATPPSLNPRVGVVVPCHAAPRPGTGGGSPAAGGRRLHLAASGRGSLWLLPEEDRRGGAPLGRQDGAPTRGVHRGGGGRRATQKPAGPHPGRALRHGRAQAQAPRPQEPGLRDVRLPASVEPRAAPRRAARRPRRRRPG from the coding sequence ATGTGTGGGCGGCACCGGGCGGCGTGGGCGGCCCTGGCGCTGTGCCTGTGGTCCTCGGTGGTGTGGGTGGGGGCGGGGGAAGGGCGGCGCACCAGGCTGGTGACCAAGGCggcggggaaggaggagggcgaggcgcTGCCCCGCCCCGGCGCCTCcaccagggagagggagatcgcAGCCATCTTCAGGGGCGTGGCCTACGgcgcccccaccaccaccacctcctccaccacctcctccaccaccaccaccgccacctccacctcggCCTCCACCACCATTCACCCTACCGCCACCAGCCCGCCCCTTCGTCGTCGTCAGGAGGGCGGGGACGTGCAGGTGCCCGCGGCAAGAGACGGGCCTGGCCACTCCGCCTCCAGACGGGATGAGGAGCagcggggcggcggcggcagcagcgcCGCGCCGCCCGTGGCTGGAGGCGCGAGCGTCGTCAATAGCACGGCGGTGTCCTTGGGTCCTGTCTGGAGCGCCCGCGTGTACCTGACGGGCGGGCTGTTCGGCGCGGTGGGCGTGGCGGCACTGTGCCTCATGCcgcgcgccgccgccgcctcgccgctGCTCGCCGCGCCGCACCATTTCGCCCTACACCTGCTGGTGctggccgccgccgcctgccGCTGCCTGCACCTGCTGCACGCCGCGCCGCACCTCACCCCCGCGCTGCCGCCCGCACTGCTGACTGCCGCTGAGGAGGGCGCCTGGCCATTGCTGACCGCCGCCTTGGCCGTCGTGGTGGGTGGCGCGCTGCGGGCGTGGGTCACCCCTGCCAGGCCCCGCATGGCCCTCGTGCTGGCTGGGGCAGCGGCTGCCCACCTCGCCTCCCTGGCCGTCACCCACGTGGGTGTGGTGCTCCTCCAGGCACCATACGAACCGCTCTCCGTAGCCGCCTCCGCCGTGGCCATCGCCTTCGGGGCGGGCGTGGGCATGGCGGGACTGTGGACGGTGTGGCCGCTCGGCAGGGGTCGGTCTGCCATGGGCGAGCTGCAGGAGCTGGGCGGCGACTCGTGCAGCGGTCCCGCGCCGCCCACACACTTGCTGGGGGCGGCAGCCTTCCTGCAGCTGCTCTTGGCAGGCGCACGGCTGTACTTCCTGGCCACGCCGCCCTCCCTTAACCCCCGCGTGGGCGTGGTGGTTCCGTGCCACGCTGCCCCACGCCCTGGAACTGGTGGTGGGAGCCCTGCTGCTGGCGGCCGCCGCCTGCACCTCGCAGCCAGCGGGCGTGGCAGCCTGTGGCTGCTGCCAGAAGAGGACCGCCGAGGTGGTGCACCCCTCGGCCGTCAAGATGGTGCACCCACTCGGGGTGTACACCGTGGAGGAGGTGGCCGCCGCGCCACCCAAAAACCAGCAGGCCCGCACCCTGGCCGCGCTCTCCGTCACGGGCGCGCCCAAGCTCAAGCACCGCGACCACAAGAGCCTGGACTACGTGACGTCAGACTTCCAGCTAGTGTGGAGCCACGTGCGGCCCCTCGCCGCGCCGCACGCCGCCCACGACGGCGACGCCCAGGATGA